TCTAAGCGATTTTCTTTTTGAGCTGTAGAGGAATGCAACTGCAATTATCCTAATAGACATAATGACCATATTCTAAGTAAAAAACAAAGTTGGAATCAAATTTTTAATCCCATCGCCCAAAAATTAAGTTGATCTTCCACATGTATCATTTACTTATCTTGAAAAGCAGATCTTCTAAAGCAATTTTTGCTACGCGATTGACATATATGGTACTTATCTTTATTGTTATACATACTCATATTCATGATTTGCCTTGACATGCTCTGTTAGTGCTTCCAACAGAGATTGCCTAGTCTTGATTATAAGTAGCTCCTCTGAATCTGTCTGGACCTGCAACCAATATAGACAGAAGCAACTTAAAACTTAATTGCACAAGGGCATACATAAACAGAAGATGGTGTAAAACATCTGGACTGAGAATGGAAGTAAAGACATTTGAGGCTTATATATAAAAGATCTAGAATAATTTGGGAAAATGGATTCATACCTCTCCCTTCCACTCATATACTGATTCAATACCTGTATATTCACGACATAGTTAGGCTTCATAAGATATTCATTTCATGAATATATTTTAAGTCAGCAAATTCTTAGTGCAACTGCATAAGCAAACATATAAATGCAAGAGAATAAATGAACTGTGAGAGAACAACGGGAATGACTAGCTATAGTAGTCTTGAAAACAACACAATTTGACAGTTTTTTATACAGTCCATACCATCAACAGTAAGGAAATTTCCAATACAGAACATGACAAGCaaaataatttaagaaatttcACCAATGAACTGAAGAAAAACTATGAAAGAATAATTTGTGCTTCCAAGAGAACAACTAGAAGAAGATAAGCAGTTTTCCAtttatttttgttaaggtattgaACACAAGCCATGACTCTAGTAGGAGTATGCATTATCCAATTATAGACAAATAACCGAACCAAACCAATGAAATTTAGTTATTTTGGCAGGAGTATGTTTGATTGGGTTTGGCTATCAGTTAGTAATTcctaaaattttcagttttcagtcATCGGTTCGGTTGCACTTTATTTGGTTTGCAAACTAACCGAAATAActgaatttttattaattaataatatttaatttataattattttttactgaataaatcataattattattttttataaataaaaaatattataagtatatttttattaatattttattaataaaataatatatatatatatatatatatatattatataatttttcagtTGATTCGGTTATAACTAATAACcaactgaatttttttttctcagtTGGGTTCGATTTTCTCCCaattttgattcaattattaTTTTAGAGTCGGTTAAAATTTTTtagtcaaaatttcaatttggttccaCTAGTTTAACAAACATGCAAACCCCTAGCCTTCAGCAATTTGTGACGAGGAACCTAAATTGGGCTTGTGTATCTTAAGTGTCATTGATGACTCGAAACCCCACATAAGAATGAGGTTGGGAAATATGTTTGCAGCCTGCTGCATGGCCCTTCCTAGTAACTTGCCAAAGAATCAACTTATTCAACATGGAATAAAAAAACCGTCAATTAATCAACACACTATGGTGGGTGGAAGAAGATAAAAATTTTTCTATTGGCTAAAATAGTTGAAGTGCAATGTTAGGTAGTAAATATCAAAAATCAGCACATACCTGGTACTATGTTCACACATGCTGCTAGTTTCTCTTTGATTATGCTTTGAGCCAACTTTTTTCCTGCAAGGTTTCAAACAGACACATTACGCACAAGTGACAGATTAAGAGATATAAGCAACTTCATATAACTGATCAAATCATATACAAACCCTTCTGTTAAGAGGAATAGACAATATACAAACTTTAAAAACCAATTTCAGACAAATCACAGCATAATACAGCTTATAACaactaaaattaaaatgataTGCTAGCTCGGCACTCAAATTATTCCCAAAACGATGCTTCTGTGATTCCAATATTACCAAGTTCTTAATTAGTTGATCAAAAATCAATGGAAATGCCCAGCAGAAAAGACAAAAAGGATTCACGAAGCTGATTCTAACTAGCTTGGGACTGAGGATTAGTCGAGTTGAATAAAACCAATAACACAGCAAAATTCCCATCAATGAATAACAATTGCTAGCATAATCCAATCAATTCACACCCACAAAAGGGCAGGGGAGGGAAAGGAAAACTAACCTGCATCTCGGTTAGGGACAGTAACGTACACAACGATACTGGGTACAGTGTTGCCACTTGCTTCCATTTTGATAGTATTAGCTTGCGATTGGGTGCTAAACTTTGATCTAATACTCGAATTAAACACATATATATCAACTTCATTATAGTGtaataaaaatccaaatttttttttctttagaaaaagaaatgaaattgaaagggTTTTACCTCAACAGAGATACAAAGGGGAGAGATTGAGCGCAACCCGTCTTGAGGGAAGAGGAGAGAGTGGGGCAAAGATTGGAGAGGCCGAAGCTCAGCATGCAAAATGCCCCAACTAGGGGCAAACGCCTTCGAATTGCAGAAGAAGAGAAGACAGATGCAGCTCCAGCCGAACACAAGGCGTAAGCCATTCTGTGTTTATATACACCGACGGTTTCATTTGCTTTCTGATACCTTTACCCCCGAGAAGAGACAACTTCTTGTTCTGCCACGTATGCATAGTTGGGCAAGTCCATGAAAATCCAGTGGCTGTTATTAGGCCCATTCATTAAGCCCATCTTTTGTGTTCGCTTTAATTGGTTAACTGAGATTGGAGCTCCATTCATTTTCTCGGCTCATCCACAACAAAGTGGATCAATCCACGTTAGCTTTATGGCTtcctttgaaaaaaattatttataagaaaataattaaaataaattttcatataattatattaattttagtataatttttattttttaataaaatttttaaattaaaaaaattaaaaaatttcaactattgagttttcttataaggaaaaaaattaaaaacatgtACAAATTAGAATAGCTCTTGTGAGATGTAAACTCTTCTCCAATAAAACCAAAACAAAGGCATGGAGGAAATAAAATGCCCTCATAAGTCATAAGAAAGAGAAGTCCATTccatgaggaaagaaaagaatccTGCATTACGTGTGATCTATGGTAAAGCCTGTGGCTTGTGCATATGTTCTTTTGCTTAGGAACAAGATTCAGTCAAAATGCTGAATGTTGGGTGAAACTCTGGTCAATATATGCCCTAACATTGGGTTTGTGAcagttaaaaaaatatataaaaagtaAAATAACATATAGAAACTAAAGTAAAGGGAGATTAGTTAAAGAAATGTATAGTGGGTGTTAATGACACTCTGTTAAGCTCGGATCTGCAGTGGCAACCCAACGACAACCAAACCTTCTTCTTtagaccaaaaatgaaaagtcTTAGAAGAATGCTTCTCTTCAATTAAAAATGGAACACACTCTTTGAGATTGGCACAGAACTGACACCCGCCCATGCGGCAGAGAAAAGGGTCtcatttttgtttttcttctttttataaGAATAATCTCCTctagggaattttttttttttatatatatatatatagtgaaaaTTAGGAATCTGTGATTTTGATTTTAGTTTAGGCTTGTTTAAGCATCGAAATCAAATTGAACTTTTGATATGATTTTAATGTAGTTCTTTGATATTTTGAAGTTAATTCAATGTGGTTCTTGATATAATCTTAAATATCAAGTGCATATATAATTATTAAGAATtagatataatataaaatatactaatACACTTGTAATCAATGGTTATAGgtgatataatatatatttaactaAAATTATTTAGAACATAAAGAGCAATCCAATATAATATTAAGCCAAAGAAGTAAAatagttataaaaaaaatatatgtataaaactaAAGAAGTAAAATAGTTTCAATTCAATATAATTTTAAACAATTCAATAAAAAGGGTAAATTTCAAATTAAAGAAAAGGAGCATTTCAAAGAAGATATGAGGGAGTGGGAAAAAAGGGTTAGAAATTTGTGTCCCTAAA
This is a stretch of genomic DNA from Hevea brasiliensis isolate MT/VB/25A 57/8 chromosome 12, ASM3005281v1, whole genome shotgun sequence. It encodes these proteins:
- the LOC110641982 gene encoding protein CutA, chloroplastic encodes the protein MAYALCSAGAASVFSSSAIRRRLPLVGAFCMLSFGLSNLCPTLSSSLKTGCAQSLPFVSLLRSKFSTQSQANTIKMEASGNTVPSIVVYVTVPNRDAGKKLAQSIIKEKLAACVNIVPGIESVYEWKGEVQTDSEELLIIKTRQSLLEALTEHVKANHEYEVPEVISLPITGGSIPYLEWLKNSTRD